Proteins encoded together in one Osmerus eperlanus chromosome 20, fOsmEpe2.1, whole genome shotgun sequence window:
- the parp10 gene encoding protein mono-ADP-ribosyltransferase PARP10 — protein MSVESQEERTVEVSGFPEVVDEDLLSMYFTNKRRSGGGTLISLEVVGRQAVLVFEEVEAAARVLSKRPHVLRNIEMTVRKPASKDAGRMLLRGVNPTTSMDLVELYVENLIGLDVEDYKLERFPGKDLVLIHLHQPFSKDFQRISANIYKKPLDGCSITLEQIEQTDSILVENLHSGTTEDMLTLYFESKRGGGRDVKEATIMPNGVARVSFESFESVEHVLKLPHKLEDTELTVKPYLAFLQPEENLSTENTVNMTAESSPTVMEDTQIESISQSQPSSLEVASSIDQTVSNQTALEMAAASAEPEEAGAEVTMEELPAESELFSGHIPIPDPVKLTLLQMSPVLVDIQQAHPGFNMQVKDDGVHMSGPEKLGLEQLKNTILEFLGGIAQAHLTFDPKKARFLQDQKVKDQLLQTLNNQGTPCIYNVTDCVVVVSSLSLNLVSQACNALKSLISEFSISVDAKYESTLYSQECSVFFQSLDFCSATVSEKGNGIEVLTLKGMENKKKAKVVEFLSTPIERETVIPMEQGMLKYIQIHCHQLLADMDQVSIFPLEAEDICGLRIHGNVGSCQMADEVLREVISSVCTRTITVNKPGVARFLVQEEGTSILGEMQAKFQVYISLEKVHWEPLENEDIYEMAWKMTLPQNYQRVSLDGSTQDPTSALSITDNSDNPDRGLIEDAKKLFSAMDETVDKTTDMEQEDLYSAEEEMLPSPSDQGSDGVIDVELADTPCPLVVEEVAASGPLVASDGHGSTDLYSTLDEEAQLSLAIQFSMETANMSSTTPVAERSQLNKAVHMSLQDTIKAANTGQIFVFAGYSCDLIRVDIALGKKVTLRQVEEKMEHKSLKSLSEFHMRCLELIKRKHAVEIQIEGTTATISGFKDYVNEALPDMKLLMKRISSSVSDVDILKTVQWVWLDQGTKATKPYAPDVTVFIENAWKMRQKKIDIVLNNQPYIINFEKMEEHNVTTGKSVPITRKMLSSGDLFTELPEEDYSLLSTLPETSRVNEECDEFQDVVKEFYDSIQEFHNKIRIIKVEKLMNRLLFNQYKLKKASISQSATEVEVEQTLFHGTSESSVKEICIHGFNRSFCGKNATVYGQGVYFAVESALSVQDQYSPPNADGHKFVFVTKVLTGDFTKGSHDMKTAPLKENSTIPLRYDSVTDNPRKPSLFVIFNDTQAFPQYLITCQKIHR, from the exons ATGTCTGTTGAAAGccaagaggagaggacagtggaGGTGAGTGGGTTCCCCGAAGTAGTGGATGAAGACCTGCTGTCAATGTACTTCACCAACAAGAGACGCTCTGGTGGAGGAACTCTTATCTCACTGGAGGTGGTGGGAAGACAGGCTGTGCTGGTATTTGAGGAAGTTGAAG CTGCAGCAAGGGTTTTATCCAAACGACCCCATGTTCTGCGTAACATTGAAATGACGGTGAGAAAACCAGCCTCAAAGGATGCTGGGAGGATGCTTCTGCGTGGGGTCAACCCCACAACTTCTATGGACTTGGTGGAGCTTTATGTTGAGAATTTGATAGGGTTGGACGTGGAAGACTACAAATTGGAACGTTTTCCCGGGAAAGACTTGGTCCTTATCCACTTGCATCAACCTTTTTCTAAAG ATTTTCAACGTATTAGTGCAAATATTTATAAAAAGCCTTTGGATGGGTGCAGTATCACTCTGGAACAGATTGAGCAAACTGACTCCATCCTTGTGGAGAACTTACACAGTGGCACCACTGAGGACATGCTCACGCTTTACTTTGAGAGCAAGCGAGGCGGGGGCCGAGATGTGAAGGAGGCCACTATAATGCCAAACGGCGTGGCCAGAGTCTCCTTTGAAAGTTTTGAAT CTGTGGAGCATGTCCTGAAACTACCCCACAAACTGGAGGACACCGAGTTGACTGTGAAGCCTTACCTTGCCTTCCTCCAACCTGAGGAAAACCTATCAACTGAGAACACTGTAAACATGACAGCAGAAAGTAGCCCCACTGTTATGGAGGACACACAGATAGAGAGTATCAGTCAGTCACAGCCCAGTTCTCTCGAAGTGGCGAGTTCCATTGACCAGACTGTCTCCAACCAGACTGCTTTGGAGATGGCTGCTGCTTCTGCAGAGCCTGAAGAAGCAGGAGCAGAGGTAACCATGGAAGAACTCCCAGCTGAATCAGAACTCTTCTCCGGTCACATCCCCATCCCTGACCCAGTGAAGCTCACCCTTCTCCAGATGAGTCCGGTGTTAGTAGACATCCAGCAAGCCCACCCCGGGTTCAACATGCAGGTTAAAGATGATGGTGTGCACATGTCAGGGCCTGAGAAACTGGGTCTGGAACAGCTGAAGAACACCATCCTGGAGTTTCTTGGCGGTATTGCTCAGGCGCATTTAACTTTTGACCCAAAGAAGGCCCGGTTTCTCCAGGACCAGAAAGTGAAGGATCAGCTACTACAGACTCTTAACAATCAGGGGACACCCTGTATTTACAATGTAACAGATTGTGTTGTTGTGGTATCGTCGCTGTCGCTGAACTTAGTAAGCCAGGCGTGTAACGCATTAAAATCTCTAATATCTGAGTTCAGCATATCAGTAGATGCAAAATATGAGAGTACGCTGTACTCCCAAGAGTGTTCAGTATTTTTCCAATCTTTGGACTTTTGCTCTGCCACCGTGTCAGAGAAAGGTAACGGGATTGAGGTTCTGACTCTGAAAGGGATGGAGAACAAGAAAAAGGCCAAAGTCGTGGAGTTCCTAAGTACACCCATCGAAAGAGAGACTGTCATACCCATGGAGCAAGGCATGCTGAAATACATTCAGATCCATTGTCATCAGCTGCTGGCTGACATGGATCAAGTTTCTATATTTCCTCTGGAGGCTGAGGACATCTGTGGTCTTAGA ATCCATGGCAACGTGGGGTCCTGTCAGATGGCCGACGAGGTGCTGAGAGAAGTGATCTCCTCCGTGTGCACCAGGACCATCACAGTGAACAAGCCGGGTGTGGCCCGCTTCCTGGTCCAGGAGGAAGGCACCAGCATTCTGGGGGAGATGCAGGCCAAGTTCCAGGTGTACATCAGCCTGGAGAAGGTGCACTGGGAACCTCTGGAGAATGAG GACATCTATGAGATGGCGTGGAAGATGACATTACCTCAAAACTACCAGAGAGTTTCGTTGGATGGTTCTACGCAGGACCCAACATCAGCATTGAGCATCACTGACAATTCCGACAATCCTGACAGAG GTCTTATTGAGGATGCAAAGAAACTCTTCTCTGCCATGGATGAGACTGTGGACAAAACCACTGACATGGAGCAAGAGGATCTGTACTCGGCAGAAGAAGAAATGCTTCCCAGCCCATCAGACCAGGGCTCAGATGGTGTCATTGACGTAGAGTTGGCGGACACTCCATGCCCCTTAGTTGTTGAAGAGGTGGCAGCTAGTGGGCCACTTGTGGCCAGTGATGGACACGGTTCCACTGATCTGTACAGCACCTTAGATGAAGAAGCCCAGCTCTCCTTAGCCATCCAATTTTCCATGGAGACAGCCAACATGTCTTCCACCACTCCCGTAGCTGAAAGGTCCCAGCTGAACAAGGCTGTCCACATGTCCCTCCAGGACACCATCAAGGCAGCTAACACGGGCCAGATCTTTGTGTTTGCTGGTTATTCCTGTGACCTCATCAGAGTGGACATCGCTCTAGGGAAGAAGGTGACCCTGAGGCAGGTTGAGGAGAAAATGGAGCACAAGAGCCTGAAGAGTTTGTCAGAGTTCCACATGAGATGCTTGGAGCTCATCAAGAGGAAGCACGCTGTGGAGATCCAGATTGAGGGCACGACTGCCACCATCTCCGGGTTCAAGGACTACGTGAATGAGGCTCTGCCCGACATGAAGCTGCTGATGAAGAGGATCTCCAGCTCGGTGTCGGACGTGGACATTCTGAAGACGGTGCAGTGGGTGTGGCTTGACCAGGGAACCAAGGCGACGAAACCTTACGCTCCAGATGTAACTGTGTTTATCGAGAATGCCTGGAAGATGAGGCAGAAGAAGATTGACATAGTGTTGAACAATCAGCCTTACATCATAAATTTCGAGAAAATGGAAGAGCACAACGTCACCACCGGTAAATCTGTACCTATCACAAGGAAAATGCTGAGTTCGGGGGATTTATTCACAGAATTACCAG AGGAGGATTACAGTCTACTCTCTACCCTGCCAGAAACATCCAGAGTCAACGAAGAGTGTGATGAATTCCAGGATGTTGTGAAAGAGTTTTATGACAGCATACAGGAATTCCACAACAAAATAAGAATTATCAAG GTGGAGAAGCTCATGAATAGACTACTGTTTAATCAGTACAAGCTGAAGAAAGCTAGCATTTCACAAAGTGCAACTGAAGTGGAAGTCGAGCAGACGTTGTTCCATGGCACGAGTGAGTCGAGTGTGAAGGAGATATGCATTCATGGATTCAACCGAAGCTTTTGTGGAAAGAATG CCACTGTGTATGGTCAAGGAGTTTACTTTGCTGTGGAGTCTGCCCTGTCGGTCCAGGACCAGTACTCACCCCCCAATGCAGATGGACACAAGTTTGTGTTTGTAACCAAGGTGCTGACTGGGGACTTCACCAAGGGCAGTCATGATATGAAAACCGCCCCTCTGAAGGAGAACTCAACTATACCCCTCAGATATGACAGTGTAACCGACAATCCCAGGAAACCCTCACTGTTTGTCATCTTTAATGACACACAAGCCTTCCCACAATATCTCATTACATGTCAAAAAATTCACCGCTGA
- the LOC134006680 gene encoding CMP-N-acetylneuraminate-beta-galactosamide-alpha-2,3-sialyltransferase 1-like, whose product MSLFKMRKIRAFTLLFCIITFSTFLFSYTFPDPSLYFYKYASRWSDSLFSKGFCACHHCMTEPDDDPWFTERFNQSVHPFMTTRNSVLSEETFRWWQWLQSEKQPANFSQVVEKLFQVIPDEQLYMDANPERCRTCAVVGNSGNLKGAQYGGLINSNNIIIRMNQAPISGFEEDVGSRTTHHVMYPESAIDLENNTNLVLIPFKTLDLQWIISALTTGTIKQTYLPVMSRIKANKYRVIIYNPTFFKYVYDTWLESHGRYPSTGFLSLMFALHICDEVSVFGFGADQFGNWHHYWEENHLGGAFRHTGVHDGDYEYNVTLLLADKHKIKLFKGV is encoded by the exons ATGTCTCTATTCAAAATGAGGAAAATCAGAGCTTTTACTCTGTTGTTTTGCATCATCACCTTTTCAACGTTCCTGTTCAGTTACACTTTCCCTGACCCATCCCTGTACTTCTACAAATATGCTTCTCGCTGGTCAGACAGCCTTTTTTCCAAGGGCTTTTGTGCCTGTCACCATTGTATGACAGAGCCAGATGACGACCCGTGGTTCACGGAGCGCTTCAACCAGTCTGTCCACCCGTTCATGACAACCAGGAACAGTGTCCTCTCAGAAGAGACCTTCAGGTGGTGGCAG TGGCTGCAGTCAGAGAAGCAGCCAGCCAACTTCAGCCAAGTGGTGGAAAAGTTGTTCCAAGTCATCCCTGATGAGCAGCTCTACATGGACGCCAACCCAGAGCGCTGTAGAACCTGCGCTGTGGTGGGGAACTCAGGGAATCTGAAAGGAGCTCAATATGGTGGCCTCATTAATTccaacaacatcatcatcag AATGAACCAGGCACCCATCTCTGGCTTTGAGGAGGATGTGGGCAGCAGGACCACTCATCATGTCATGTACCCAGAGAGTGCCATTGACCTGGAAAACAACACCAATCTGGTGCTGATCCCTTTCAAAACCCTGGATCTTCAATGGATCATCAGTGCACTGACAACAGGCACCATCAAACA AACGTACTTACCTGTCATGTCAAGAATCAAGGCCAACAAGTATAGG GTGATAATTTACAACCCAACCTTTTTCAAATATGTCTACGATACATGGCTAGAAAGCCACGGACGGTATCCATCCACTGGTTTTCTCAGTTTGATGTTTGCTCTTCACATATGTGATGAG GTGAGCGTGTTTGGGTTCGGAGCAGATCAGTTTGGGAACTGGCACCACTATTGGGAAGAGAATCATTTGGGAGGAGCCTTCCGTCACACTGGGGTGCACGACGGAGATTATGAGTACAATGTCACCCTCCTGCtggcagacaaacacaaaatTAAACTGTTTAAGGGGGTTTGA